DNA from Nitrospina gracilis Nb-211:
GGCGCCAGCGCTCATCAACACATCCAGCAATTCCGGGTCGGCTTCCCGGATATCGGAGGTGAAGATCTGAACCACCCACAGAAAATCGTTGTTCATGGAAATGGGAAACGCAAACCCGGAGTGTCCCGCTCCCGATTCCGCAATTTCCAGACGCCGGACAAAGCGCTCGTCCTCCCAGACGTTCTCCTGCCAGAGAGGTTGCCCGGACTCCCAAACACGGCCGGCCAGCCCTTCTCCGCTGGCAAAAATGGCGTGCTGGGCGCGCACCATGGTGGGCGCGGTGAGGTCCGGAATGTTCTGATACGCAATACCCGCGGGAATCAGGCAGGTACCGCTGTCGTCCACCCGATGCACCACGCCCAGGGCGCAATCCAGCGTCACGCAGATTTCCTTCAGAAAAGCCTGAAGACCCGCATCAAAAGTCGAGGCTTCCTCCGCGATGTGAATGAGCGTCTTCAGCAGATGAATGTAGGAGGACTGGCGTTGCAGGCGCGTTTCCACCTCCTTTTCCTTCCGGGAATTGCGCAGGCCGAGAAGGACCTGACTGCACACGTTGAGCAGAGGCTGGAACCATTCCGCCATATCTTCCGCATAGCCCTCGCGGCCGTTGGCCAGGCACAGCACGCCCAGCACCTCCCCGCCATGAGTGAGCGGCAGGCCGATGAAAGCATGCAGGGCAGGATGCCTCTTGGGCAGGCCTCCGCGCCGGGGATCGTTGGCGGGATCGTTTGAAATCACCACATCGCCGGTGATCAAAACGGAGCCGAACAGGGTGTTGAGGTTGAAAAACTCCAGGCCACTGCGGCCGTATTGATCAAAGAACCGGGTGACATCGGCATCGGTGGAAATATTCGAATAAGCCAGGATGGAAATGTACGGGTCGCCGGCAGGGCTTCTTCTCACATCGGCGATGAAACCGTATTCGCTCGCCGTCAATTCCAAAGCCCTGCGAGTCAGGTTCTGGAATACGTCGGAAAGGTTGTCGCCACGGCTGATCTCCAACTGAAACTCATCAATGATTTTCAGGAGGGAAAGCTTGGCATTGATGATTTCTTCGGCTTTTTTCATGACCGCCAATCCCCGCTCCTGCCCGATTCAAACAGGAGGGATGTTCAGGCCCACCGGATGGTTGGAGCCTGAAAAATCATTGACCTATTTCGACAGGGGCAAAACAAATCTGGTTGGTTCCGCCCCGGACCGCCTGGTCCAATTGATGTTCGGTTCCTTCCATGGCCTGTTTCATGCGAGCCTCCAGCTCCGTCGAAGAACCGAGGGGATATTGACACATCCCAAAACTCATGGAGACGGCCATGTCCTGCACTCCCACCCGGTACAGCGAGTTTTTCAGGATGGTCTGAAACTTGCGCGCCACCACCACCGCCCCCTCCAGCTTGGTCCCCGGCAACAAAATAAAATACCGTTGCGGACTCCACTGGCCGATGGCATCCAGTATTCGGCTGTGGCTGTTCAGCTTTTCACCCAGATCGGCACGCAGTTTGTTCTGGTCTTCTTCCTTTTCGCGGCTAAATTTTTCCCGCCATTCATCGATGTGCCCCATCATCAATGTGAACGGCACCTGAATACGTTGATAGCGGATGGCCTCCCATCGGTACAATTCCATCATCAGGTCCCGTGCCAGCACCCCGGGAGACCGCTTGGCCCCAAGCTTTTGGGACATCTCCTTGATCAACAGCTTCTTTTCACGCTGGAGTTGCTGGATGCGCAACTGGTTTTGCGTACGGGCCAACACCTCATCCTGGCGAAACGGTTTTGTGATGTAATCCGCACCGCCAGAGAGATAACAATTGTCGATTTCTTCGATGCTGGTCTGGCCCAGCAGGAAAATAATGGGAATGTCTGCAGTAACGGGGTTGGATCTCAACTGCCTGCTGAGTTCGAAGCTGTTCGTTCCTTCCAGATGCGCATCCAGGAGAATGAGGTCCGGTAAGGAACGAGCAAGGATTTCGGGAACCCGGTTTCCAGCAGAAGTGGCAAAAATGACATAGTCCTCTTTCTCCAACATGCCTCTTAAAATGTCGATGTTGGAAGGAATGTCATCGACGATAAGAATGTTCATTCCAAAATGAGTTTTTGTAGCCCCGTCCATCTTCACTCCCGGAAGAAACTGGATCGAACCCAGTCCTGATACTTCAATCTCTGTCTGGATTGAAGGTTGCGCTACTAAAACAGGCCCACCTTGGCTGTCATCCGCCCGGTCCGCACACAGCACCCTGCAAATTTCGTTCAACAGAACGGGGTTGGATGCATCGCCTTTTTCAATCGAAGGTTCTTCCCGGCAAATGCTTGGAATGCTCCACTCCCTTTCAGCCGGTTTGCCTGCCGACCTATGAATTCGTGAGGAATTTTTCCAAGTCCGGAAACTGGTCCGGTGTGTCCACGTACTGATTTTTGATTTCCCTGACTTCCGACAAAATGGTTTTGAATTTTTCAACCAGATGCGGATCGAAATGCTGGCTCGCGCATTTTTCAAGTTCTTCGACCGCTTCTTCGACAGTCCATGCCTTCTTGTAGGGGCGGTCAGAGGTGAGCGCATCGAACACATCGCAAATCGCAACAATCCGTCCTTCAATCGGGATTTCCTCCCCCTTCGTTCCGGCGGGATATCCGGAGCCGTCCCACTTTTCGTGGTGTGTGAGGGAAATGCTTTCCGCCATCTTCATCATTTCCGAACTGGATCCGGAAAGGATTTCCGCCCCGATGGTGGTGTGGGTTTTCATCACTTCCCACTCCTCCGGGGTGAGACGACCGGGTTTCAGCAGAATCCGGTCCGGGATTCCGATTTTTCCAATATCGTGCATCGGGCTGGCATTGAGGATCAGATCGCATTCCTCCGGGGTCATGCCGATGGCCTCCGCCAGCAGTGCGGAAAACTTGCTCATGCGAATGACGTGCATGCCGGTTTCGTTGTCCCGGTATTCCGCAGCGCGGCCCAAACGCTGGATCACCTCCAGCCGCGTGTCCACCAACTGCTGAGTGCGTTCCTGAATCTTCTGATCCAGAATCTGGTTTTGCTGACGAACCTGGTTGTGCAGAAGACGGACGTCCAGCATGTTCTTGATGCGGGCCAAAGCCTCGATCACGTTGAACGGCTTGGTGATGAAATCCATCGCTCCGGCCAACAGGGCCCTCACCCGGATGTCATTGCTGTTGTTGGCTGTGAGGATCAGGATGGGCGGAGGGTT
Protein-coding regions in this window:
- a CDS encoding GGDEF domain-containing response regulator, whose protein sequence is MNILIVDDIPSNIDILRGMLEKEDYVIFATSAGNRVPEILARSLPDLILLDAHLEGTNSFELSRQLRSNPVTADIPIIFLLGQTSIEEIDNCYLSGGADYITKPFRQDEVLARTQNQLRIQQLQREKKLLIKEMSQKLGAKRSPGVLARDLMMELYRWEAIRYQRIQVPFTLMMGHIDEWREKFSREKEEDQNKLRADLGEKLNSHSRILDAIGQWSPQRYFILLPGTKLEGAVVVARKFQTILKNSLYRVGVQDMAVSMSFGMCQYPLGSSTELEARMKQAMEGTEHQLDQAVRGGTNQICFAPVEIGQ
- a CDS encoding HD domain-containing phosphohydrolase; its protein translation is MLTEDDILDGKILIVDDEVSNVKLLEQMLHQRGYSSITVCTDPHDGLKKYQEWEPDLVLLDLNMPGMDGFQFLKEIQVNEQEVNPPPILILTANNSNDIRVRALLAGAMDFITKPFNVIEALARIKNMLDVRLLHNQVRQQNQILDQKIQERTQQLVDTRLEVIQRLGRAAEYRDNETGMHVIRMSKFSALLAEAIGMTPEECDLILNASPMHDIGKIGIPDRILLKPGRLTPEEWEVMKTHTTIGAEILSGSSSEMMKMAESISLTHHEKWDGSGYPAGTKGEEIPIEGRIVAICDVFDALTSDRPYKKAWTVEEAVEELEKCASQHFDPHLVEKFKTILSEVREIKNQYVDTPDQFPDLEKFLTNS